From a region of the Leptospira kmetyi serovar Malaysia str. Bejo-Iso9 genome:
- a CDS encoding rod-binding protein, with translation MMIDSIQDYTNRLNLVEKPEVKSLLNFENANKNKTNSSFPDLLREEFNEKLSGKISSSEIRLPHNIKEEISADPYRKKLYSASVEFESIFVKMMLTEMKKTVEKSGLIDGGHAEEIFEDMLYDEYSKNLSSNSSLGLAEQIYQSLSSNLPPVNPAQRTDRKA, from the coding sequence GTGATGATCGATTCCATTCAAGATTATACGAACAGATTGAATCTCGTCGAGAAACCGGAAGTCAAAAGTCTTTTAAATTTCGAAAACGCGAACAAGAACAAAACGAATTCTTCCTTTCCGGATCTGCTTAGGGAAGAATTCAACGAAAAACTTTCCGGAAAGATCAGTTCTTCCGAGATCCGTCTTCCTCACAACATCAAGGAAGAAATTTCTGCCGATCCGTATCGTAAAAAACTATATTCAGCTTCCGTTGAATTCGAATCGATCTTCGTAAAGATGATGTTGACCGAAATGAAAAAGACCGTGGAGAAATCGGGTTTGATCGACGGCGGTCACGCGGAAGAGATCTTCGAGGACATGCTCTACGACGAATATTCAAAAAATCTTTCCTCGAATTCGTCCCTGGGGCTCGCGGAACAGATCTATCAATCCTTGTCCTCCAATCTTCCTCCGGTGAACCCGGCTCAGAGAACGGATCGCAAAGCCTAA
- a CDS encoding SIMPL domain-containing protein → MIRTKIATLLLFFPVLGIFSESKQTITVSGSGIALVETDYLQMSFAVEVEDKEAKTAQEKNLQRAANVIQTLSKEFKIASKDIYTTDYTLQRQYLEEGKQRPYLASSGILLKLRNLKLYKDLLLEIQKLGVNNVSGIEFKSDSTTKQEQEALVAAYQDAREKALILANSLGKKEVGAVKIVESDSSVNPTVVYQMKGRVEDSSPISVGERKIQARVTVEFEVK, encoded by the coding sequence ATGATCCGAACCAAAATAGCAACCCTACTTCTTTTCTTTCCCGTGCTGGGAATTTTTTCAGAATCCAAACAAACCATAACCGTTTCCGGAAGCGGAATCGCGCTTGTGGAAACCGATTACTTACAAATGAGTTTCGCCGTCGAGGTCGAAGACAAGGAAGCGAAAACCGCGCAGGAAAAAAACCTTCAAAGAGCGGCTAACGTGATCCAAACTCTTTCCAAAGAATTTAAGATCGCCTCCAAGGACATTTATACCACCGATTACACGTTGCAAAGACAATATTTGGAGGAAGGAAAACAAAGACCGTATCTCGCATCTTCCGGAATTCTTTTGAAGTTGAGAAACCTCAAACTCTATAAGGATCTGCTTTTGGAAATTCAAAAGCTGGGAGTCAACAACGTCAGCGGAATCGAATTCAAATCGGACTCGACAACCAAACAGGAACAAGAAGCGTTAGTCGCCGCTTATCAGGACGCAAGGGAGAAGGCTTTGATTCTCGCAAATTCCCTCGGCAAAAAAGAAGTCGGCGCCGTCAAGATCGTAGAATCCGATTCTTCCGTAAACCCGACGGTAGTGTATCAGATGAAAGGCAGAGTCGAAGATTCTTCCCCGATCTCCGTGGGAGAACGGAAGATCCAGGCCCGCGTCACGGTGGAATTCGAAGTGAAATAA
- a CDS encoding DUF1579 family protein, with protein MSKEKFETSKREGVHKEFESYTGNWKGVNQMMFKEGEVTDESPIAGTIKLILGGRFLLHEYKGSYGGEPFEGIAIYGYHIDKRRYESAWVESFGMGSGILFSEGVPGAKEWSVTGHYGGETPETSWGWRTSLEKDGDDKLIIFSQNLRPNGEKAGGVRILYERVS; from the coding sequence ATGAGTAAAGAAAAGTTTGAAACTTCAAAACGAGAAGGCGTCCACAAAGAATTCGAATCCTATACGGGGAATTGGAAAGGCGTCAACCAGATGATGTTCAAAGAGGGAGAGGTCACCGACGAATCTCCGATTGCGGGAACCATCAAACTCATATTAGGTGGAAGATTTCTTCTCCACGAATACAAGGGAAGTTACGGCGGAGAACCTTTCGAAGGAATCGCGATCTACGGATATCATATCGACAAACGAAGATACGAATCCGCGTGGGTAGAAAGTTTCGGAATGGGAAGCGGAATTTTATTTTCCGAAGGCGTTCCCGGCGCGAAAGAATGGTCCGTTACGGGACACTACGGTGGAGAAACTCCGGAAACGAGTTGGGGTTGGAGAACGAGTTTGGAAAAAGACGGAGACGATAAGTTGATCATCTTTTCCCAAAACCTCAGACCGAACGGAGAAAAGGCCGGCGGCGTTCGAATCCTTTACGAACGCGTTTCGTAA
- a CDS encoding class I SAM-dependent methyltransferase — translation MNPSEPSSQSAWNVHYTRNKSRLGYPDENLVRMLSKIGNVFSEQSPNTNERRALDFGAGSGRHCILLNEFGYQTYATDYTENSVKTIQETYPFVKASFSDKPPFPFDENFFDVIVSWGVLHYNSVEAAQAILSDQKRILKKGGFLAGSVRAVGDTHLKAQGNTIQTQDLKGAYSRFYTLEELKEDLKEFSEVEFGYTERTPLGKLEERICHWIFLAKL, via the coding sequence TTGAATCCGTCTGAACCTTCCTCTCAATCCGCCTGGAACGTTCATTATACGAGAAACAAATCCAGACTCGGATATCCGGACGAGAATCTGGTGCGGATGCTTTCCAAGATCGGAAACGTATTCTCCGAACAATCTCCAAATACGAACGAACGTAGAGCCTTGGACTTCGGAGCGGGTTCGGGAAGACACTGCATTTTGTTAAACGAATTCGGTTATCAAACCTACGCGACCGATTACACCGAAAACTCGGTGAAGACGATCCAAGAAACGTATCCTTTCGTCAAAGCGTCGTTCAGCGACAAACCTCCTTTTCCGTTCGACGAGAATTTTTTCGACGTGATCGTAAGTTGGGGGGTTCTCCACTACAACTCCGTCGAAGCGGCCCAAGCGATTCTCTCCGATCAAAAAAGAATCCTCAAAAAAGGCGGGTTTCTCGCGGGATCCGTGCGCGCGGTCGGGGACACACATTTGAAGGCGCAAGGAAACACGATCCAAACACAGGATTTAAAGGGAGCCTATTCCCGATTTTATACGTTGGAAGAATTGAAAGAAGACTTAAAGGAATTCTCCGAAGTCGAATTCGGTTACACCGAACGGACCCCTCTCGGAAAATTGGAAGAAAGGATCTGTCATTGGATTTTTCTGGCAAAACTATAG
- the groES gene encoding co-chaperone GroES, translated as MASIKPLGDRVLVEPRQEAEEKIGSIFVPDTAKEKPQEGKVVEVGSGKYEDGKLVPLEVKVGDTVLYGKYSGTEIKSEGKEYLIIRESDILAVVKK; from the coding sequence ATGGCATCGATTAAACCTCTGGGTGACAGAGTCCTCGTAGAACCAAGACAGGAAGCCGAGGAAAAGATCGGTAGCATTTTCGTTCCTGATACGGCAAAAGAAAAACCTCAAGAAGGAAAAGTCGTCGAAGTCGGAAGCGGCAAATATGAAGACGGGAAACTCGTTCCTCTCGAAGTGAAAGTAGGCGATACCGTCCTTTACGGAAAATATTCCGGAACTGAAATTAAATCCGAAGGCAAAGAATACCTCATCATCCGTGAGAGCGATATTCTCGCCGTTGTTAAAAAATAA
- a CDS encoding TPR end-of-group domain-containing protein, whose protein sequence is MSPFTAEELKSRFQLPEDAIKGLLTETFFDSKIAGRLRLGGESLCPIQLTFLNETKDREKLRKEPKQKHRGRYVCEALSLADCDYNDEGIFDGQIFVWIPSLRSFASWDAEHEQSFLFPGIGWAEISKDPVRYLCSQWQPIEEGKNIWDLFELWNEFPYVIYANEFFGERLPHIKKNFESARYGEVVRLSAETLRDAERPLLDSYSVICGKIECLSYKSVSGFLLNEVESFLVDFETLISIAKQGDTQEQVSANHPNWYLEHARQIFSVVSSSSKEGNFELLKVLISGLIRRNNEESFHWIESFCTSYPSRLKDLLKILHSSLELENKGNEEGEGDNKGNGDTRANRYKAGEEDHNFNSQVRSKIVSIEERLEALVDFQHTIERMKTAIASDDFHRFHLEFQKIHKAGYALDTYKSNILAVMNDALLALLKKREIESGRALIHVYSERLDLLKPSWGYLDRKAYEELFANALCLIHSDDEINREFLKLLEKKFLPIVRENGAVRILAERLARNLACIYTTMHNFESAYFFLKLAMERGAKKEDILNETDFDPLRREERFVALFQKYYRESPNRG, encoded by the coding sequence ATGTCCCCCTTTACGGCCGAAGAACTGAAAAGTCGATTTCAACTTCCCGAGGACGCGATCAAAGGGCTTCTTACCGAGACGTTCTTCGATTCTAAGATTGCCGGTCGTCTGCGTCTGGGCGGAGAAAGTCTTTGTCCGATTCAACTTACCTTTTTAAACGAAACGAAAGATCGCGAAAAATTAAGGAAGGAACCGAAACAGAAACACAGAGGAAGATATGTTTGCGAGGCCTTGAGTTTGGCCGATTGCGATTACAACGATGAAGGAATTTTCGACGGACAAATTTTTGTATGGATTCCTTCGCTTCGATCTTTTGCAAGTTGGGACGCCGAGCACGAACAATCGTTTCTTTTTCCCGGAATCGGTTGGGCGGAAATTTCCAAAGATCCGGTTCGATATTTATGTTCTCAATGGCAACCGATCGAAGAAGGAAAAAATATTTGGGACTTGTTTGAGTTGTGGAACGAGTTCCCTTATGTGATCTACGCGAACGAATTTTTTGGGGAAAGATTGCCGCATATAAAAAAGAATTTCGAATCCGCTCGTTATGGGGAAGTTGTTCGATTGAGCGCGGAGACTTTGCGCGACGCCGAACGTCCGTTACTCGATTCCTATTCCGTGATTTGCGGAAAGATAGAATGTCTGTCTTATAAAAGTGTGAGCGGGTTTTTGTTAAACGAAGTGGAATCCTTTCTCGTCGATTTTGAAACTCTGATCTCCATCGCCAAACAAGGCGATACGCAGGAACAAGTCTCCGCAAATCATCCGAATTGGTATTTGGAACACGCGCGGCAAATTTTTTCGGTCGTTTCCTCTTCTTCGAAAGAAGGAAACTTTGAATTGTTGAAGGTTTTGATTTCCGGTTTGATCCGAAGAAACAACGAAGAATCGTTTCACTGGATCGAATCTTTTTGTACTTCGTATCCTTCGAGGTTAAAGGATCTTTTGAAGATTCTTCATTCTTCCCTGGAACTTGAAAATAAAGGCAACGAAGAAGGTGAGGGAGACAACAAAGGAAACGGAGATACGAGAGCCAACCGCTACAAAGCGGGTGAAGAAGATCACAATTTCAATTCTCAGGTTCGATCCAAAATCGTTTCGATCGAAGAAAGATTGGAAGCGTTAGTCGACTTTCAACACACGATCGAACGTATGAAGACCGCGATCGCATCCGATGACTTTCATCGTTTTCATCTTGAATTTCAAAAGATCCACAAAGCAGGTTACGCGTTGGATACTTATAAAAGTAATATTCTCGCGGTGATGAACGACGCGCTTCTCGCCTTGTTGAAAAAAAGAGAAATCGAATCGGGCAGGGCGTTGATTCACGTTTATTCCGAACGATTGGATCTGCTCAAACCTTCTTGGGGTTACCTGGATCGCAAAGCCTACGAGGAATTATTCGCGAACGCTCTTTGTTTGATTCATTCGGACGATGAGATCAATCGTGAATTTTTAAAACTTCTCGAGAAAAAATTTCTTCCGATTGTTCGAGAGAACGGGGCCGTTCGGATTCTGGCCGAACGATTGGCTCGAAATCTCGCGTGTATCTATACAACGATGCATAACTTTGAATCCGCTTATTTTTTTCTCAAACTCGCGATGGAAAGAGGCGCGAAAAAAGAAGACATCCTAAACGAAACCGATTTTGATCCGCTTCGAAGGGAAGAACGGTTCGTTGCCTTGTTCCAAAAATATTACCGAGAGAGTCCTAATCGAGGTTAG
- a CDS encoding class I SAM-dependent methyltransferase produces MDFSGKTIDETCPCCQAKDWKFLYHSSFKNYNIPIYLCNFCGLQTQYPRPEASSLYTEEYYSGNADFSYRDERQTETFDRYVWKARIRNIRRFKRKGEFLDIGCSFGGFLNCAKEAGFGVTGVEISSYSSEVARSRGLKVYQGEFLDADLPENFFDVVTLVEVIEHLSEPAKVFEKLNRILKPGGLLLLQTANFEGWQAIDAGPSYHYYLPGHFYYYSESNLKKILDRSGFKNHITYPGVDFSLFAKLLKSRGSFRSWKEYWKWIRIGVYHWKSKLKKRNRPLTSSMVLYSFKAE; encoded by the coding sequence TTGGATTTTTCTGGCAAAACTATAGACGAAACCTGCCCCTGCTGCCAGGCGAAAGACTGGAAATTTTTATACCATTCTTCATTTAAAAATTATAATATTCCAATATACTTATGTAATTTCTGCGGACTTCAGACCCAGTATCCGCGACCGGAAGCCTCCTCTCTTTACACCGAAGAATACTATTCCGGAAACGCGGATTTTTCCTATCGGGACGAGAGACAAACGGAAACGTTCGATCGTTACGTATGGAAGGCTCGCATCCGAAACATACGCCGATTCAAACGAAAGGGAGAATTTTTGGACATAGGATGTTCCTTCGGCGGATTTTTAAACTGCGCGAAAGAGGCGGGCTTCGGAGTTACGGGTGTGGAAATTTCTTCCTATTCTTCCGAGGTCGCAAGATCCAGAGGATTGAAAGTGTATCAGGGAGAATTTTTGGACGCGGATTTACCCGAGAATTTTTTCGACGTCGTTACGCTCGTCGAAGTCATAGAACATCTTTCCGAACCGGCGAAAGTATTCGAAAAATTGAATCGGATTCTAAAACCGGGAGGTCTTCTTCTTTTGCAAACCGCGAACTTCGAAGGTTGGCAAGCGATCGACGCGGGACCGTCTTATCATTACTATCTACCCGGACATTTTTATTATTATTCGGAATCGAATTTGAAAAAAATTCTTGATCGATCCGGTTTTAAGAATCATATCACTTATCCCGGAGTCGATTTTTCTCTCTTCGCAAAACTGCTCAAGTCCAGGGGAAGTTTTCGTTCCTGGAAAGAATACTGGAAGTGGATTCGAATCGGCGTCTATCACTGGAAAAGCAAACTCAAAAAACGAAACAGACCCTTGACCTCGTCCATGGTTCTGTACAGCTTTAAGGCGGAATGA
- the groL gene encoding chaperonin GroEL (60 kDa chaperone family; promotes refolding of misfolded polypeptides especially under stressful conditions; forms two stacked rings of heptamers to form a barrel-shaped 14mer; ends can be capped by GroES; misfolded proteins enter the barrel where they are refolded when GroES binds), translating into MAKDIEYNETARRKLLEGVNKLANAVKVTLGPKGRNVVIDKKFGAPTITKDGVTVAKEIELEDPLENMGAQMVKEVSTKTNDVAGDGTTTATILAQSIINEGLKNVTAGANPMSLKRGIDKAVSAAVESIQKRAVKIENKKDIANVATISANNDTTIGNLIADAMDKVGKDGVITVEEAKSIETTLDVVEGMQFDRGYISPYMVTDPEAMTATLNDPFILIYDKKIASMKDLIHVLEKVAQAGKPLVIISEEVEGEALATIVVNTLRKTISCVAVKAPGFGDRRKSMLEDIAILTGGQVISEDLGMKLENTTLQMLGRANKVTVDKENTTIIEGKGQTKDIQGRIGQIKKQIEDTTSEYDREKLQERLAKLAGGVAVIHVGAATEVEMKEKKARVEDALSATRAAVEEGIVPGGGLTLLKAQEAVGGLKLEGDEATGAKIIFRALEEPIRMITSNAGLEGSVIVEHAKAKKGNEGFNALTMVWEDMIQAGVVDPAKVVRSALQNAASIGSMILTTEVTITDKPDKDAPNPMAGMGGGMGGMGGMM; encoded by the coding sequence ATGGCTAAAGATATAGAATACAACGAAACAGCAAGACGTAAGCTCCTCGAAGGCGTTAACAAACTCGCAAACGCGGTGAAAGTTACCCTCGGGCCTAAGGGTCGTAACGTAGTGATCGATAAAAAATTCGGCGCGCCGACCATCACAAAAGACGGCGTTACCGTTGCGAAAGAAATCGAACTCGAGGATCCATTGGAAAACATGGGCGCGCAAATGGTAAAAGAAGTTTCCACTAAGACGAACGACGTCGCAGGAGACGGAACCACCACTGCAACCATTCTTGCTCAATCCATCATTAACGAAGGTTTGAAAAACGTAACCGCGGGCGCAAACCCTATGTCCCTCAAAAGAGGAATCGACAAAGCGGTTTCCGCAGCGGTCGAAAGCATTCAAAAAAGAGCGGTTAAGATCGAAAACAAAAAAGACATCGCAAACGTTGCGACGATCTCCGCGAACAACGATACTACGATCGGTAACCTGATCGCGGACGCGATGGACAAAGTCGGTAAAGACGGCGTTATCACCGTGGAAGAAGCGAAGTCCATCGAAACGACTTTAGACGTCGTGGAAGGGATGCAGTTCGATAGAGGATACATTTCTCCTTACATGGTGACCGATCCGGAAGCGATGACTGCGACTCTGAACGATCCTTTCATCCTGATCTACGACAAAAAGATCGCTTCTATGAAAGACCTGATCCACGTTCTTGAAAAAGTGGCGCAAGCGGGCAAACCCCTCGTGATCATCTCCGAAGAAGTGGAAGGCGAAGCGCTCGCTACGATCGTGGTAAACACTCTTAGAAAAACCATCTCCTGTGTTGCCGTTAAGGCTCCGGGTTTCGGCGATAGAAGAAAGTCCATGCTCGAAGACATCGCGATTCTTACCGGCGGTCAAGTGATCTCCGAAGACCTCGGAATGAAACTCGAGAACACCACTCTTCAAATGTTGGGACGCGCTAACAAAGTGACCGTAGACAAAGAAAACACTACGATCATCGAAGGCAAAGGCCAAACAAAAGACATTCAAGGAAGAATCGGTCAGATCAAAAAACAAATCGAAGACACTACTTCCGAATACGACAGAGAAAAACTTCAAGAAAGACTCGCGAAACTCGCGGGCGGTGTTGCGGTGATTCACGTCGGTGCGGCTACCGAAGTCGAAATGAAAGAGAAAAAAGCCCGTGTGGAAGACGCTCTTTCCGCAACTCGCGCGGCGGTGGAAGAAGGAATCGTTCCCGGCGGCGGCTTGACTCTTCTCAAAGCGCAAGAAGCGGTCGGCGGTCTGAAACTCGAAGGCGACGAAGCTACCGGTGCGAAAATCATCTTCAGAGCTTTGGAAGAACCGATTCGTATGATCACTTCCAACGCAGGTCTGGAAGGTTCCGTAATCGTAGAACACGCGAAGGCGAAAAAAGGAAACGAAGGTTTCAACGCTCTTACGATGGTTTGGGAAGATATGATCCAAGCCGGAGTCGTTGACCCCGCGAAAGTGGTTCGTTCCGCTCTCCAAAACGCGGCTTCCATCGGTTCCATGATCCTGACTACCGAAGTTACGATCACCGATAAGCCTGACAAAGACGCTCCAAACCCGATGGCGGGAATGGGCGGCGGTATGGGAGGAATGGGCGGAATGATGTAA
- a CDS encoding ATP-grasp domain-containing protein codes for MKQKGYFLSIGAGTNQVPLISAAIDLGYSVIAVDQNDRAPGLGIAALRIMESVTEYRKILKTVSEIPLQGRILGVGTRSYGKATYTASYIAEKLKLRYASLDCVEICSDKNLLKEIANKVGILTPESYDPKSPIAKNQFPFVYKPSRGNGKEGIRTFHDPEEWEQFLKSKKKTVKPKTSSAKKKTSAHNAEREEWIAEEYIPGFEITVCGLVQNREFFPASISHKDVTKYAPYLEIAHTLPFLHSELIGEILLNCRALIAATRMNDCPFVAEFRINPEGEIYLIEAVPEVGGEFLADTLIPNYFGSSYFENLVKLLVGETIKPFANYSSVPKKYAGIFFTAPPEGKSKLANHSEFVPIGKEKILFDRKLKQHGEVLKTNEGNGVRARSVGILGPEQNNQTLEQWKESVLQRMEGTFESV; via the coding sequence ATGAAACAAAAGGGATATTTTCTTTCCATCGGCGCGGGAACCAATCAGGTTCCTTTGATTTCCGCCGCGATCGATTTGGGTTATTCCGTGATCGCGGTGGATCAAAACGATCGCGCGCCGGGTCTGGGCATCGCCGCGCTCCGAATCATGGAATCCGTAACAGAATATCGTAAAATTCTAAAGACCGTTTCCGAAATCCCTCTTCAAGGAAGAATCCTCGGAGTCGGCACCCGCTCCTACGGAAAAGCGACTTACACCGCGTCCTATATCGCCGAAAAATTAAAACTACGTTATGCTAGTCTTGACTGTGTGGAAATCTGTTCGGATAAGAATCTACTCAAAGAAATAGCCAACAAGGTCGGAATCCTCACGCCCGAAAGTTACGATCCAAAATCCCCGATCGCCAAAAACCAATTTCCGTTCGTGTATAAACCGTCCCGAGGAAACGGAAAGGAAGGAATCAGAACCTTTCACGATCCGGAAGAATGGGAACAGTTCCTAAAATCCAAAAAGAAAACCGTAAAACCCAAAACTTCTTCCGCGAAAAAAAAGACAAGCGCGCATAACGCGGAACGGGAAGAATGGATCGCCGAGGAATATATTCCCGGTTTCGAGATCACGGTTTGCGGTCTGGTTCAAAATCGAGAATTTTTCCCCGCGTCCATCTCGCACAAGGACGTTACGAAATACGCGCCTTATTTAGAAATCGCTCATACGCTTCCCTTTTTACATTCCGAATTGATCGGAGAAATTCTTCTGAATTGCAGGGCCTTAATCGCCGCAACCCGGATGAACGACTGCCCGTTCGTCGCTGAATTCAGAATCAATCCCGAAGGCGAAATTTATCTCATCGAAGCGGTTCCCGAAGTCGGCGGAGAATTTTTGGCGGACACTCTAATTCCGAATTACTTCGGCTCGTCTTACTTCGAAAACTTAGTCAAACTTCTCGTAGGCGAAACGATCAAACCGTTCGCAAACTATTCTTCCGTTCCCAAAAAATACGCGGGAATTTTTTTCACGGCGCCGCCCGAAGGAAAATCCAAACTCGCGAATCACTCCGAGTTCGTTCCTATCGGAAAGGAAAAAATTCTTTTCGATCGTAAGCTGAAACAACACGGAGAGGTTTTAAAAACGAACGAAGGAAACGGAGTTCGCGCTCGCAGCGTCGGAATCCTTGGACCCGAACAAAACAATCAGACCTTGGAACAATGGAAAGAATCGGTCCTTCAAAGAATGGAAGGTACGTTTGAATCCGTCTGA
- a CDS encoding YhjD/YihY/BrkB family envelope integrity protein gives MQHLLKPGWLTDSDKIPEKGFLRIFVLSIRIIVGSAYRFIKDDCLMQASGISYTTIVSLIPMLTVALSLITITSGLENRKEEIFDTINTFILQSNINVDINTYLETIGDLIDTATQIGAIGFVILVFSATAVLRSLENAFNGIWKIRSSRSLFQKLVFYFFVLAIGPLLFVIGEGVAEKTIDFFRPPHYFSMERDPSGKIWISGENGTIFRMDSNLKKEYSIREDEIDFENMKCLDNLGGRLDFCKKPDIGSSDFIRIKIKEGMIYVLSIRGTLLIKPIESSVWTLTSFEGVELKDIEVVNQNNIFIIFKNGEVLHYIPEGISFKPIFKDRLKMNASKVYFPDPLNGYIADESGTVWTSNDGGFNFYPNRLTHLAFHDIHRAENGEIFLAGERGILYRSRDGGNSWIELSHKRYNFIRVWSFFGTDMMELFLMDSLGHILISTDGGDHWNPFYTPMNGKIWANLLLERKENGKIKMLNVGEYRTISVTESKDQKFTTTVVTGGDSVFSIYSFLRILFPLSGIWLFFLSLYSLIPNTKVPLKASAVGAAVTGIIFLIFLWGFQVYLSSFSETTMIIYKALAAIPIFLLGVYSLSLIVLFGAEITASLQFRERYLAPLHSLEEMHTSSSNEFRKLILTLKSAYKIQKEKKIPSSSLELASVSRLKEEEIPVLTKKLCELEFLSETRKNEFVPIVAPADLSVGDVYRKIPEPLLTGDKELKLFPGSLNSKIEKTEEKLQNDLDGIKFSDLID, from the coding sequence ATGCAACATCTTTTAAAACCGGGTTGGCTCACCGATTCGGATAAGATTCCCGAAAAAGGTTTTTTAAGAATTTTCGTTCTTTCCATCCGAATCATCGTCGGGTCCGCGTATCGTTTTATCAAAGACGATTGTCTGATGCAAGCCTCCGGAATTTCCTACACCACGATCGTGTCCTTAATTCCCATGCTCACGGTCGCCTTGTCCTTAATTACGATCACTTCCGGCTTGGAAAATCGTAAAGAGGAAATTTTCGATACGATCAACACCTTCATTCTACAGAGCAATATCAACGTGGACATCAACACGTATTTGGAAACGATCGGAGATCTCATCGACACCGCGACTCAGATCGGCGCGATCGGTTTTGTGATTTTGGTTTTTTCGGCGACCGCGGTTTTACGTTCTTTGGAAAACGCGTTCAACGGAATTTGGAAGATTCGCTCGAGCCGATCCTTGTTTCAAAAGTTGGTGTTTTACTTTTTCGTTTTGGCGATCGGCCCTCTTCTTTTTGTTATCGGAGAAGGAGTCGCCGAAAAGACGATCGATTTTTTCAGACCTCCGCATTACTTCTCGATGGAACGGGATCCGTCCGGTAAAATTTGGATCAGCGGAGAAAACGGAACGATCTTTCGTATGGATTCCAATCTTAAAAAGGAATACTCCATCCGAGAGGACGAGATCGATTTCGAAAACATGAAATGTCTCGATAACCTGGGCGGTCGTTTGGACTTCTGTAAAAAACCGGATATCGGCTCTTCCGATTTCATTCGGATTAAAATCAAGGAAGGAATGATCTACGTCCTTTCGATCCGGGGAACGCTTCTGATCAAACCGATCGAATCTTCGGTTTGGACCCTGACGTCTTTCGAGGGCGTGGAACTCAAGGACATAGAAGTAGTAAATCAAAATAACATTTTTATTATATTCAAAAACGGAGAAGTTCTTCATTATATCCCCGAAGGAATCTCGTTCAAGCCGATCTTCAAGGACAGACTCAAAATGAACGCGTCCAAGGTTTATTTTCCCGATCCTTTGAACGGATATATCGCCGACGAATCGGGAACCGTATGGACGAGCAACGACGGAGGTTTTAACTTTTATCCGAACCGTCTGACTCATTTAGCATTTCATGATATTCATAGAGCCGAAAACGGAGAGATCTTTTTGGCGGGAGAAAGAGGGATTTTATACCGTTCTCGCGACGGTGGAAACAGTTGGATCGAACTCAGTCATAAACGATACAACTTCATCCGAGTCTGGTCCTTCTTTGGAACCGATATGATGGAACTGTTTCTTATGGACAGTCTCGGACATATTCTTATCTCCACGGACGGAGGAGATCATTGGAATCCGTTTTATACTCCGATGAACGGAAAGATCTGGGCCAATCTTCTTTTGGAAAGAAAGGAAAACGGAAAGATCAAAATGCTCAACGTGGGAGAATATCGCACGATCAGCGTCACGGAATCCAAGGATCAAAAGTTTACGACGACCGTGGTAACCGGAGGAGACAGCGTATTTTCGATCTATTCTTTCCTGAGAATTTTATTTCCTCTTTCGGGGATCTGGCTTTTTTTCCTGAGTCTTTACTCCCTGATCCCGAATACGAAGGTTCCGTTGAAGGCTTCGGCCGTCGGCGCCGCGGTGACGGGGATCATCTTTTTGATCTTTCTCTGGGGATTTCAAGTGTATCTTTCCTCGTTCAGCGAAACGACGATGATCATCTACAAGGCGTTAGCCGCCATACCGATCTTTCTTTTGGGAGTATATTCACTTTCTTTAATCGTCCTGTTCGGAGCGGAGATCACCGCGTCTCTTCAATTCAGGGAACGTTATCTCGCTCCGCTTCATTCTTTGGAAGAGATGCATACTTCTTCCAGCAACGAGTTCCGAAAACTGATTCTCACCTTAAAGTCCGCGTATAAGATCCAAAAGGAAAAGAAGATCCCCTCTTCTTCCTTGGAACTCGCCTCGGTTTCCCGATTGAAGGAGGAGGAGATTCCGGTTCTTACGAAAAAATTATGCGAACTCGAATTCTTATCCGAGACGAGGAAGAACGAATTTGTTCCGATCGTCGCACCCGCGGATCTAAGCGTGGGAGACGTTTACCGAAAAATTCCCGAACCTCTTTTAACGGGAGACAAGGAACTGAAACTTTTTCCGGGAAGTTTGAATTCCAAGATCGAAAAGACGGAAGAAAAACTCCAGAACGATCTGGACGGAATCAAGTTCAGCGATCTAATCGACTAA